In a single window of the Acipenser ruthenus chromosome 8, fAciRut3.2 maternal haplotype, whole genome shotgun sequence genome:
- the LOC131737814 gene encoding ragulator complex protein LAMTOR1-like has protein sequence MGCCYSSETETTEQDREERKPLLNPTSNPPSKSTNGTERNSASLPSARTDEQALLSSILTKTALNIIDVSAADSQGMEQHEYMDKARQYSTRLAVLSNGLSQKKPAPMPSLTSQPHQVLASEPVPYSDIQQVAKIAAYACSALSQIKVDAKEDLVVQFAIP, from the exons ATGGGTTGCTGTTACAGCAGCGAGACTGAGACCACGGAGCAG GATCGAGAAGAGCGAAAGCCACTACTGAACCCAACCTCTAACCCACCCAGTAAATCCACCAATGGGACAGAGCGGAATTCAGCAAGCCTTCCCTCTGCCCGGACAGATGAGCAGGCACTCCTCTCTTCTATCCTCACAAAGACAGCACT GAATATAATTGATGTGTCTGCAGCAGACTCCCAGGGAATGGAGCAGCACGAGTACATGGATAAAGCCAGACAGTACAG TACAAGACTGGCAGTGCTCAGTAACGGCCTGTCGCAGAAAAAGCCGGCTCCTATGCCCTCCTTAACCAGCCAACCTCATCAAGTGCTCGCCAGTGAACCTGTGCCATACTCAGACATACAACAG GTTGCTAAGATCGCTGCATATGCGTGCAGTGCACTTTCACAGATAAAAGTGGACGCGAAGGAGGATTTGGTTGTGCAGTTTGCGATTCCCTGA